One part of the Pecten maximus chromosome 1, xPecMax1.1, whole genome shotgun sequence genome encodes these proteins:
- the LOC117328360 gene encoding uncharacterized protein LOC117328360 translates to MWSWLLLSSAWAILLWKTPVQADEICCVPDQFEGTAFIGYGSVFIDRKTRQNSSPRTAYSYINGTVSISYDYTNKLLLLNIRGTEMSPLLPKPMSANTIYLSDYGKGILYNVGLDGSCQKSQLDNNMTRQCILSGGSQVVYGFLAGGNSNVANYMFTSGGSLPSKITASVVRDGNDCWPVRANFVPGPEIQSGDGQSGIMYNFDVLDTSRGIRNPSVFKPPPQCNGLPFTKRATEITDYFRFILDQIGISRQGSET, encoded by the exons ATGTGGAGTTGGCTCCTTTTGTCCTCAGCTTGGGCGATTCTGTTATGGAAGACGCCGGTGCAAGCAGACGAAATATGTTGTGTGCCTGATCAATTCGAAGGGACGGCTTTCATTGGATACGGAAGTGTCTTCATCGATAGAAAAACAAGGCAAAACTCATCGCCTCGTACAGCCTACTCCTACATAAACGGTACCGTGTCAATATCGTACGACTATACCAACAAACTCCTGCTTTTAAATATCCGGGGGACAGAAATGTCTCCACTATTACCAAAACCGATGTCAGCAAACACAATATATCTTAGCGATTACGGTAAG GGTATCCTGTACAACGTTGGTTTGGATGGCTCCTGTCAGAAATCCCAGCTTGATAACAACATGACCAGACAATGCATTCtgt CTGGTGGATCCCAGGTGGTGTATGGATTCTTGGCGGGAGGAAATTCTAATGTGGCTAACTATATGTTCACCAGCGGAGGATCACTTCCCTCAAAGATCACGGCGTCCGTCGTTAGAG ACGGAAATGATTGCTGGCCTGTTCGAGCAAACTTTGTACCTGGACCTGAAATACAAAGTGGAGATGGACAGAGTGGGATTATGTATAATTTTGACGTTCTGGATACGTCAAGGGGAATTCGGAACCCCTCTGTATTTAAACCTCCACCCCAATGTAACGGACTGCCATTTACAAAG agaGCTACCGAAATAACGGATTATTTTCGATTCATTTTGGATCAAATTGGAATTTCAAGACAAGGAAgtgagacatga